Proteins encoded together in one Pseudomonas asiatica window:
- a CDS encoding acyl-CoA dehydrogenase has product MPETLLNPRNLAFELYEVLDAEALTQRPRFAEHSRETFDAALSTARTIAEKFFAPHNRKADENEPRYVDGRAELIPEVKPAVDAFLKAGFLNANRDFEAGGMQLPSLVSQACFAHFQAANAGTTAYPFLTMGAANLIESFGSDEQKRLFLQPMIEGRYFGTMALTEPHAGSSLADIRTRAEPAGDGSYRLKGNKIFISGGDHELSENIVHMVLAKLPDAPPGVKGISLFIVPKYLVNEDGSRGPRNDVLLAGLFHKMGWRGTTSTALNFGDNGQCVGYLVGQPHQGLACMFQMMNEARIGVGMGAVMLGYAGYLYSLEYARQRPQGRLPDNKDPHSPAVPIIEHSDVKRMLLAQKAYVEGAFDLGLYAARLFDDTQTASDERARKQAQELLDLLTPIVKSWPSTFCLKANELAIQILGGHGYTREYPVEQYYRDNRLNPIHEGTEGIQSLDLLGRKLAQNNGAGLKQLIRSIAATGERASHHANLDPLRQPLEQLVNRLQGVTLALLGDLAEGKVAGALANSALYLKAFGHCVIGWRWLEQAIHAELGLLKGKPTDRDFYLGKLQAARYFLTWEVPGCHNELALLEARDDTCLAMQDEWF; this is encoded by the coding sequence ATGCCCGAGACCCTGCTCAACCCCCGCAACCTCGCCTTCGAACTCTACGAAGTCCTCGACGCCGAGGCCCTGACCCAACGCCCGCGCTTCGCCGAGCACAGCCGCGAAACCTTCGATGCGGCGCTTTCAACTGCCCGCACCATCGCAGAGAAATTTTTCGCCCCGCACAACCGCAAGGCCGACGAAAACGAGCCGCGCTACGTGGATGGCCGAGCCGAACTGATCCCTGAAGTGAAACCCGCCGTCGACGCCTTTCTCAAAGCCGGCTTCCTCAACGCCAACCGTGACTTCGAAGCCGGCGGCATGCAGCTGCCGAGCCTGGTTTCGCAGGCCTGCTTCGCCCACTTCCAGGCGGCCAACGCCGGCACCACGGCCTACCCGTTCCTGACCATGGGCGCGGCCAACCTGATCGAGAGCTTCGGCAGCGATGAACAGAAACGCCTGTTTCTGCAGCCGATGATCGAAGGCCGCTACTTCGGCACCATGGCCCTGACCGAACCCCACGCTGGCTCGTCGCTGGCCGATATCCGCACCCGCGCCGAACCTGCCGGTGACGGCAGCTACCGGCTCAAGGGCAACAAGATTTTCATTTCCGGCGGAGATCACGAGCTGTCGGAGAACATCGTGCATATGGTTCTGGCCAAGCTTCCGGATGCTCCGCCCGGCGTGAAGGGCATCTCGCTGTTCATCGTACCCAAGTACCTGGTCAACGAAGATGGCAGCCGTGGCCCGCGCAACGATGTGCTGCTGGCAGGGCTGTTCCACAAGATGGGCTGGCGCGGTACTACCTCCACCGCGCTGAACTTCGGCGACAACGGCCAGTGCGTCGGCTACCTGGTCGGCCAGCCGCACCAGGGCCTGGCCTGCATGTTCCAGATGATGAACGAGGCACGCATCGGTGTCGGCATGGGCGCAGTGATGCTCGGTTACGCCGGCTACCTGTATTCGCTGGAGTACGCCCGCCAGCGCCCGCAGGGTCGGTTGCCGGACAACAAAGACCCGCACAGCCCCGCTGTGCCGATCATCGAGCACAGCGATGTGAAACGTATGCTGCTGGCACAGAAGGCCTACGTGGAGGGCGCCTTCGACCTGGGTCTGTATGCCGCGCGCCTGTTCGACGACACCCAGACTGCCAGCGACGAAAGGGCCCGCAAGCAGGCGCAGGAACTGCTCGACCTGCTGACCCCGATCGTCAAATCCTGGCCCTCGACGTTCTGCCTCAAGGCCAATGAACTGGCGATCCAGATCCTCGGGGGCCACGGCTACACCCGCGAGTACCCGGTAGAACAGTACTACCGCGACAACCGCCTGAACCCGATCCATGAAGGCACCGAGGGCATCCAGTCGCTCGACCTGCTGGGCCGCAAGCTGGCGCAGAACAATGGCGCCGGCCTCAAGCAGTTGATCCGGTCGATCGCTGCCACCGGTGAGCGCGCCAGCCACCATGCGAACCTCGACCCACTGCGCCAGCCGCTGGAGCAACTGGTCAACCGCCTGCAAGGTGTGACGCTGGCGTTGCTGGGTGACCTGGCCGAGGGCAAAGTCGCCGGCGCCCTGGCCAACTCGGCTCTCTACCTCAAGGCCTTCGGCCACTGCGTGATTGGCTGGCGCTGGCTGGAACAGGCGATCCATGCCGAACTCGGCCTGCTCAAGGGCAAACCCACCGACCGCGACTTCTACCTCGGCAAGCTGCAGGCAGCGCGTTATTTCCTGACCTGGGAGGTACCTGGCTGCCATAATGAGCTGGCATTGCTCGAGGCGCGCGACGACACTTGCCTCGCCATGCAGGACGAGTGGTTCTAA